In the genome of Enterococcus hirae ATCC 9790, one region contains:
- a CDS encoding aldo/keto reductase — protein MYVANQQRYEKMTYRKTGKSGLRLPLLSLGLWQNFGDYDPISNQREILRGAFDMGITHFDLANNYGGPAGAAEKNFGRIFKEDFQTYRDEMIISTKAGYYMWEGPYGEWGSRKSIIASCDQSLKRMGLDYVDIFYHHRSDPDTPLEETAEALMQLVRQGKTLYIGISNYNGEDTKKMSAILREMNAPFIIHQMRYNMFSRELLEEDLAPVLEETGLGAITFSPLAQGLLTKRYLHGIPEDSRAHRKEIPFLSEDQVAPTLGKIKQLQDLADLRGQTLAQMALAWNLRQESVTSVLVGASRLSQLEESVRMMDNLSFSPEEEQKIEQILGH, from the coding sequence ATGTATGTAGCAAATCAGCAGCGATACGAAAAAATGACGTATCGAAAAACTGGAAAATCTGGGTTGAGATTGCCTTTGCTGTCTTTAGGATTATGGCAAAACTTTGGTGATTATGATCCTATAAGTAATCAACGGGAAATTTTACGTGGTGCCTTTGATATGGGGATCACACATTTTGATTTAGCCAATAACTATGGTGGTCCAGCAGGAGCAGCAGAGAAAAACTTTGGTCGGATCTTTAAAGAAGACTTTCAAACGTATCGTGATGAAATGATCATTTCAACCAAAGCAGGTTATTACATGTGGGAAGGACCTTATGGGGAATGGGGTTCCCGTAAATCGATCATTGCTAGTTGTGATCAAAGCCTCAAACGGATGGGGTTAGATTACGTAGATATCTTTTATCATCATCGTTCTGATCCAGATACACCTTTGGAAGAAACGGCAGAAGCGCTTATGCAATTAGTTCGTCAAGGGAAAACACTGTATATTGGGATCTCCAACTACAACGGGGAAGACACGAAGAAAATGTCTGCTATCTTACGTGAAATGAACGCTCCATTTATTATCCACCAAATGCGTTACAATATGTTTTCAAGAGAGTTATTAGAAGAAGATTTAGCACCTGTTTTAGAAGAGACAGGTCTGGGAGCTATTACTTTTAGTCCTTTAGCGCAAGGGTTATTAACTAAACGCTATTTACATGGGATTCCAGAAGATTCTCGAGCCCATCGTAAAGAAATTCCTTTTCTATCAGAAGATCAAGTGGCACCTACATTGGGTAAGATCAAGCAATTACAGGATTTAGCTGATTTGCGTGGACAGACATTAGCACAAATGGCTTTAGCATGGAATCTACGACAAGAGTCAGTGACCAGTGTGCTTGTAGGCGCTAGTCGACTTAGTCAATTAGAAGAAAGTGTTCGGATGATGGATAATCTTTCCTTCTCACCTGAAGAAGAACAGAAAATTGAACAAATCTTAGGACACTAA
- the msrA gene encoding peptide-methionine (S)-S-oxide reductase MsrA: MVEQELAELYNLILNPNTREWERTLLIQAKNQVGERKQRKEILEMIEVSLRPLALRGNLTPDVMDFYLKITHDPMGQVSYDFAKHQIIDESYQEKAVFAGGCFWCLVEPFETRQGIISVLSGYTGGEVEHPNYDQVSSGTTGHVEAVEIIFDRRMINYEELLAIFWQVTDPTDAFGQFQDRGNQYRSIIFVENEEQKILAEKSKQQVIASHQFAEPIVTQIKPATTFWPAENYHQQFYKKQQKRYKKIKKSHQQFLFFKRAKKKWSGGDE, translated from the coding sequence GTGGTGGAGCAAGAGCTAGCAGAATTATACAATCTCATTTTAAACCCTAATACCCGTGAATGGGAACGGACATTGTTGATCCAAGCGAAAAACCAAGTAGGGGAAAGAAAACAAAGAAAAGAAATCCTTGAAATGATTGAAGTCTCTTTACGACCACTAGCACTTCGGGGGAATTTGACGCCTGACGTCATGGACTTTTATTTGAAGATCACCCATGATCCGATGGGACAAGTGTCTTACGACTTTGCGAAACACCAGATCATCGATGAAAGCTATCAAGAAAAAGCCGTCTTTGCCGGGGGCTGTTTCTGGTGCTTAGTCGAACCGTTTGAAACACGGCAAGGGATTATTTCCGTGTTGTCCGGATATACTGGCGGGGAGGTCGAACATCCTAACTATGACCAAGTTAGCAGTGGCACGACTGGGCATGTGGAAGCAGTGGAGATTATTTTTGATCGGCGAATGATAAACTATGAAGAACTATTAGCGATTTTTTGGCAAGTCACCGATCCAACAGATGCCTTTGGACAGTTTCAGGATCGTGGGAATCAATACCGCTCCATCATTTTTGTAGAAAATGAAGAACAAAAAATACTAGCAGAAAAATCCAAGCAACAAGTGATCGCTTCGCATCAGTTTGCGGAACCAATCGTCACACAGATCAAGCCAGCAACAACTTTTTGGCCTGCTGAAAATTATCATCAACAATTTTACAAAAAACAACAAAAACGTTATAAGAAGATCAAGAAGTCTCATCAACAATTTTTATTTTTTAAGCGGGCAAAGAAAAAATGGTCTGGAGGAGACGAATAA